The following coding sequences are from one Rhodobiaceae bacterium window:
- a CDS encoding hypothetical protein (protein of unknown function (DUF1013)) translates to MSKPLMPKAAAVWLVDNTSLTFDQVADYCGLHPLEVKGIADGDVAQGIKGMDPVASGELTRAEIERCQENPNERLQSAERKHEVPAPKPQKGPRYTPVSRRQDRPDAIAWLLRNHPELPDAQVGRLVGTTKPTIQSIRDRTHWNSQNIKPVDPVTLGLCSQMELDAAVQKAADKLERARKKAEKAARKAGTLLPAEETTGEATADPLGLARPAAHEVPADQLNVPSIDDADPSEPKPFAVSDVSDAFTAAPKPKEVEAAPDVDSVFAKLKDLKVEGDDENKE, encoded by the coding sequence ATGTCTAAGCCGCTCATGCCAAAGGCTGCTGCCGTCTGGCTCGTAGATAACACCTCACTGACCTTCGATCAGGTCGCCGACTATTGCGGTCTGCATCCACTTGAAGTGAAGGGCATTGCCGATGGCGACGTCGCCCAGGGCATCAAGGGCATGGACCCTGTCGCCTCTGGTGAGCTGACGCGTGCCGAAATTGAGCGCTGCCAGGAAAATCCAAACGAGCGGCTCCAGTCTGCGGAGCGCAAGCATGAAGTGCCTGCGCCAAAGCCCCAGAAGGGCCCCCGCTACACACCTGTGTCGCGCCGTCAGGATCGCCCGGACGCCATCGCCTGGCTGCTGCGGAACCACCCTGAGCTCCCAGACGCGCAAGTGGGACGCCTTGTGGGCACAACCAAACCAACCATCCAGTCAATCCGCGACCGGACCCATTGGAACTCCCAGAACATCAAGCCGGTCGATCCGGTCACGCTCGGCCTCTGCAGCCAGATGGAGCTGGATGCTGCGGTACAGAAAGCCGCTGACAAGCTGGAACGCGCTCGCAAGAAAGCAGAAAAAGCCGCCCGCAAAGCTGGCACGCTTCTTCCTGCAGAAGAAACAACAGGCGAAGCAACAGCCGATCCGTTGGGTCTTGCGCGTCCTGCAGCCCACGAAGTTCCGGCCGATCAGTTGAACGTGCCATCCATCGATGACGCCGATCCATCAGAGCCAAAACCATTTGCGGTGAGCGATGTATCGGATGCCTTTACAGCGGCACCGAAGCCCAAGGAAGTTGAAGCCGCACCAGACGTCGACTCTGTCTTCGCAAAGCTCAAAGACCTGAAGGTTGAAGGCGACGACGAAAACAAAGAATAA
- the purE gene encoding N5-carboxyaminoimidazole ribonucleotide mutase: MAEPTAPQTPQVGIIMGSQSDWPTMKHAADILEALQVPHEVKIISAHRTPDRMADYAKTAKQRGINVIIAGAGGAAHLPGMTASMTPLPVLGVPIQSRALSGQDSLLSIAQMPGGIPVGTLAIGDAGAKNAALLATSILALHDDALAARLDGWRQAQTDAVAETPDRNG; this comes from the coding sequence ATGGCCGAGCCAACAGCCCCCCAAACACCACAGGTCGGTATCATTATGGGCAGTCAATCAGATTGGCCAACCATGAAGCATGCGGCTGACATTTTGGAAGCGCTGCAGGTTCCCCACGAAGTCAAAATCATCTCCGCCCATCGCACGCCCGATCGCATGGCCGACTATGCCAAGACGGCAAAGCAGCGCGGGATCAATGTGATCATTGCAGGCGCAGGCGGCGCGGCCCACCTGCCCGGCATGACAGCATCCATGACACCATTGCCGGTACTGGGCGTGCCCATTCAATCAAGAGCGCTGAGCGGGCAGGACAGCCTTCTTTCGATTGCGCAAATGCCTGGCGGCATCCCCGTCGGGACTTTGGCCATTGGGGATGCAGGTGCAAAAAACGCAGCCCTGCTGGCAACCAGCATATTGGCCCTGCACGATGACGCACTCGCCGCCCGATTGGATGGCTGGCGCCAGGCACAAACGGATGCGGTTGCAGAAACACCAGACCGCAATGGCTGA
- a CDS encoding hypothetical protein (protein of unknown function (DUF465)) gives MDDEAELRKELIQLKQEHRDLDGAVQALEAMPYPNHLQLRRLKIKKLALRDRVLEIEDRLTPDIIA, from the coding sequence ATGGACGACGAAGCAGAGCTCAGAAAAGAACTCATCCAGCTGAAGCAGGAACACCGGGACCTCGATGGTGCGGTGCAAGCGCTTGAAGCCATGCCCTATCCGAACCATTTGCAGCTGCGCCGCTTGAAGATCAAGAAGCTGGCGCTCCGCGATCGTGTTCTGGAAATTGAAGACCGACTGACGCCCGACATAATTGCCTAA
- the acsA gene encoding acetyl-coenzyme A synthetase: MSRYAETYEAWKSDPEGFWADAAQEIDWSRPWDSVLETDGGGANWFSGATCNTCYNCLDRHVEAGRGEQAALIYDSPITGKQKTFTYAELLDKVATFAGVLQANGVGVGDRVILYMPMVPQAAVAMLACARLGAVHSVVFGGFAANELATRIDDAKPKLIVTASCGIEPGRVIAYKPLLDGAIELASHKPETCIILQREQEPAELTPGRDLDWKQEMEKAAASDNKPACVDVAATDPLYVLYTSGTTGQPKGVVRDNGGHMVALKWSMKNVYGMDPGDVWWAASDVGWVVGHSYIVYGPLLHGCTTILFEGKPVGTPDAGTFWRVISEHKVRAFFTAPTAFRAIKKEDPKASLIANYDLSGFETLFLAGERADPDTIQWAENALKVPVIDHWWQTETGWSIAANPVGLGALPVKHGSPTVAMPGYDVQVVDEAAKPVATGETGAIVVKLPLPPGCLPTLWENDEGFRSSYLEDYPGFYKTADAGFMDEDGYLYIMSRTDDIINVAGHRLSTGGMEEVLAGHPDVAECAVMGIADKLKGQVPVGLLVLNAGVDRSDGDIAREAVQLVRDKIGPVAAFKTALVVQRLPKTRSGKILRGTMRKIADGETWKMPATIDDPAILDEITAVMAEAGLVSGG; the protein is encoded by the coding sequence ATGAGTCGTTACGCTGAAACCTATGAGGCTTGGAAAAGTGATCCAGAAGGTTTCTGGGCAGATGCCGCGCAGGAAATTGACTGGTCACGTCCCTGGGACAGCGTATTGGAAACAGATGGCGGCGGTGCCAACTGGTTTTCTGGAGCCACCTGCAACACTTGCTACAATTGTCTCGACCGTCATGTGGAGGCCGGCCGCGGTGAACAAGCAGCTCTCATCTATGATTCCCCCATTACGGGCAAACAGAAAACATTCACCTATGCGGAGTTGCTGGACAAAGTTGCAACCTTTGCCGGCGTGCTGCAGGCCAATGGCGTGGGTGTTGGTGACCGGGTAATCCTTTATATGCCGATGGTGCCTCAGGCGGCGGTGGCGATGCTTGCCTGTGCGCGTCTTGGTGCTGTGCATTCAGTCGTGTTTGGTGGCTTCGCGGCTAATGAGCTTGCGACACGGATTGATGACGCGAAACCAAAGCTGATTGTCACGGCCTCCTGCGGGATCGAGCCTGGTCGCGTCATTGCCTACAAGCCTCTTCTTGATGGCGCGATTGAGCTGGCCTCCCACAAACCTGAAACGTGCATCATCCTGCAGCGCGAACAAGAACCTGCTGAATTGACGCCTGGTCGCGATCTCGACTGGAAACAGGAGATGGAGAAGGCGGCGGCAAGCGACAACAAACCGGCATGCGTTGATGTTGCGGCGACCGACCCGCTTTACGTGCTCTACACCTCCGGCACGACAGGCCAACCCAAGGGTGTTGTGCGGGACAATGGCGGCCACATGGTGGCACTTAAATGGTCCATGAAGAACGTCTATGGAATGGACCCGGGCGATGTCTGGTGGGCCGCGTCTGATGTGGGTTGGGTCGTGGGACACTCCTACATCGTCTATGGACCGCTGTTGCACGGCTGCACGACCATCCTGTTTGAAGGTAAACCCGTGGGGACGCCGGATGCGGGCACCTTCTGGCGGGTGATTTCCGAACATAAAGTCCGGGCCTTCTTCACCGCACCAACGGCATTCCGGGCGATCAAAAAGGAGGATCCGAAAGCCTCCCTCATTGCGAACTATGACTTGAGTGGTTTTGAAACATTGTTCCTTGCAGGCGAACGGGCAGACCCGGACACGATCCAGTGGGCTGAAAACGCGCTTAAGGTGCCTGTTATTGATCACTGGTGGCAGACGGAGACTGGCTGGTCGATTGCGGCAAACCCTGTTGGCCTCGGTGCGCTGCCGGTCAAACATGGCTCGCCGACGGTAGCTATGCCCGGCTATGACGTTCAGGTGGTGGACGAAGCGGCAAAGCCAGTTGCGACCGGTGAGACCGGCGCGATTGTTGTAAAACTTCCCTTGCCGCCGGGATGTCTTCCAACGCTCTGGGAAAATGATGAGGGTTTTCGGTCTTCCTACCTTGAAGACTATCCAGGTTTTTACAAAACCGCCGACGCGGGCTTCATGGATGAAGACGGCTATCTCTACATCATGAGCCGCACCGACGACATCATCAACGTGGCGGGGCACAGGCTCTCCACGGGCGGTATGGAAGAAGTGTTGGCGGGGCACCCGGATGTTGCCGAGTGTGCCGTCATGGGCATCGCTGACAAACTCAAAGGCCAGGTGCCCGTCGGACTGCTGGTGCTCAATGCAGGCGTTGATCGTAGCGACGGCGATATTGCGCGTGAAGCGGTGCAGCTTGTTCGCGATAAGATCGGACCTGTGGCGGCTTTCAAGACGGCGCTGGTGGTTCAACGTCTGCCGAAAACACGGTCAGGCAAAATCCTGCGCGGCACGATGCGCAAGATCGCCGATGGAGAGACATGGAAGATGCCCGCGACCATTGATGATCCTGCGATCCTCGATGAGATCACGGCGGTAATGGCCGAGGCGGGATTGGTGTCCGGCGGATAG
- a CDS encoding long-chain-fatty-acid--CoA ligase produces MTGIYDQDLDKNAANHQSLSPISFLRRAARIYPDKTAVIHGDLRRTYADYYARCRKLASALAAKGIGKGDTVAVLAPNVPAMLELHYGVPMLKAVINTLNIRLDAAALAFILDHGEAKALFVDREFSALAHEAVSLAKCDPLIIDINDPEYDGPGEMIGEAEYETFIAGGDPEFDWSLPDDEWDAIALNYTSGTTGNPKGVVYHHRGAYLLAAGNIVTAEMTRDSVYLWTVPMFHCNGWIFTWSMSVVAGTHVCLRKVAAPNIYAAIAEHKVTHMGGAPTVMSFLINADASEKQKLPNVVNFFAAAAPPPAATIRALEEEGFNVIHVYGLTETYGPAVVNAWHEEWDALPDGERAQVKARQGVNYPVLEDLAVIDPETMQPVPQDGETMGEVMFRGNVVMKGYLKNPTATQDAFAGGWFHSGDLGVWHADSYVQLKDRSKDIIISGGENISSIEVEDTLYKHPDILEAAVVAMAHERWGETPCAFITLKSTAPEMTEADLIAYCRENLAHFKCPTKVVFCDLPKTSTGKVQKFKLRGMAEDLAGGKSFMPD; encoded by the coding sequence ATGACCGGCATCTATGATCAGGATCTGGACAAGAACGCCGCCAACCATCAATCGCTTTCTCCCATCTCCTTTTTGCGCCGTGCCGCACGCATTTATCCTGACAAGACAGCCGTCATTCACGGGGATCTGCGCCGCACCTATGCGGATTATTACGCCCGCTGCCGCAAGCTTGCGAGTGCGCTTGCCGCCAAAGGCATTGGTAAAGGCGACACGGTCGCAGTCCTCGCGCCAAACGTGCCGGCTATGCTTGAGCTTCACTACGGCGTGCCCATGCTCAAAGCCGTGATCAACACATTGAACATCCGCCTGGATGCCGCCGCGCTCGCCTTCATCCTGGATCACGGGGAAGCCAAAGCCCTCTTTGTGGATCGGGAGTTTTCCGCGCTCGCCCATGAAGCAGTCTCACTCGCCAAGTGCGACCCGCTCATCATCGACATTAACGACCCGGAATATGACGGCCCCGGCGAAATGATTGGCGAAGCAGAATACGAAACCTTCATCGCCGGTGGCGATCCAGAGTTTGATTGGTCCCTGCCCGATGATGAGTGGGACGCAATTGCGCTCAACTACACATCCGGCACCACCGGCAATCCCAAAGGTGTTGTCTATCACCATCGCGGCGCTTATCTGCTCGCCGCTGGCAATATCGTGACGGCCGAGATGACCCGCGACAGCGTCTATCTCTGGACGGTGCCCATGTTCCACTGCAATGGCTGGATCTTCACCTGGTCCATGAGCGTGGTCGCAGGCACCCATGTCTGCCTGCGCAAAGTCGCTGCCCCCAATATTTATGCGGCAATCGCAGAGCACAAAGTCACCCATATGGGCGGCGCGCCCACCGTCATGAGTTTCCTGATCAATGCGGACGCAAGCGAAAAACAGAAACTGCCCAATGTCGTGAACTTTTTTGCTGCTGCCGCGCCACCACCAGCAGCCACCATCCGCGCGTTGGAAGAGGAAGGCTTCAACGTCATCCACGTCTATGGCCTCACCGAAACCTATGGCCCAGCCGTTGTGAATGCGTGGCATGAGGAATGGGACGCCCTGCCCGATGGCGAACGCGCCCAGGTGAAAGCCCGCCAGGGTGTGAACTACCCCGTCCTAGAAGACCTTGCCGTCATTGATCCTGAAACCATGCAGCCCGTGCCTCAGGACGGCGAAACCATGGGTGAGGTCATGTTCCGCGGCAATGTGGTGATGAAGGGGTACCTCAAAAATCCAACAGCCACTCAAGACGCTTTCGCTGGGGGCTGGTTCCACTCAGGCGATCTCGGCGTCTGGCACGCAGACTCTTACGTGCAGCTCAAAGACCGTTCCAAGGACATTATCATCTCGGGCGGCGAAAACATCTCGTCGATTGAAGTGGAAGACACGCTCTACAAGCATCCCGACATTCTGGAAGCAGCCGTTGTCGCTATGGCCCACGAACGCTGGGGTGAAACGCCCTGTGCCTTCATTACATTGAAAAGCACCGCACCAGAGATGACCGAGGCAGATCTCATCGCTTACTGCCGCGAGAATTTGGCCCACTTCAAATGCCCGACCAAGGTCGTCTTCTGCGACCTGCCGAAAACCTCTACAGGCAAAGTGCAGAAATTCAAGCTGCGCGGCATGGCTGAAGACCTGGCGGGCGGTAAATCTTTCATGCCGGACTAA
- a CDS encoding hypothetical protein (protein of unknown function (DUF465)) encodes MAVESRIAELEKRHELLERAIEDELLSPGSDDLQVTQLKRQKLRIKEEIERLSAEAKAA; translated from the coding sequence ATGGCTGTTGAGTCGCGCATCGCCGAGTTGGAAAAGCGGCACGAACTCCTGGAACGAGCGATTGAGGACGAGTTACTCAGTCCTGGAAGTGACGATTTGCAGGTCACGCAATTGAAGCGACAAAAACTCCGAATAAAGGAAGAGATTGAGCGATTATCGGCAGAGGCCAAAGCCGCCTGA
- a CDS encoding hypothetical protein (COQ9), which yields MTERKKPEAKKDRLESVRDKVLEAALPDVPFDGWTGAVLMRAAKTAGVDHGLARLAFPNGARDLAEYFLADGDRRMIERLAKSDLASMKIREKITFAVRTRLEVDTANREALRRASTSLLIPPASGSAAKSLYNTVDAIWVAIGDTSTDYNFYTKRATLAGVFTTTLACWFADESDGHADTWAFLDRRISDVMQIEKIKAQATKVMDALPDPLGLIARLRYPSA from the coding sequence ATGACTGAGCGAAAGAAACCTGAGGCGAAGAAAGATCGGCTGGAAAGCGTGCGTGACAAGGTCCTTGAAGCGGCTCTTCCGGATGTTCCCTTTGATGGATGGACGGGCGCTGTGTTGATGCGTGCTGCGAAAACAGCAGGGGTCGATCACGGTCTTGCTCGGCTGGCCTTCCCGAACGGCGCACGTGATCTCGCTGAGTATTTTCTCGCTGACGGTGATCGCCGCATGATCGAGCGGTTGGCGAAGAGCGACCTTGCCTCGATGAAGATTAGAGAGAAAATCACATTTGCTGTTCGTACCCGGCTTGAAGTGGATACGGCCAACAGAGAGGCGTTGCGCCGTGCGAGTACGTCGCTGCTCATCCCGCCTGCCTCAGGCAGCGCCGCGAAATCTCTCTACAATACGGTTGATGCGATTTGGGTCGCGATTGGCGACACATCAACCGACTATAATTTCTATACCAAGCGGGCGACGCTCGCGGGCGTCTTTACGACCACACTGGCGTGCTGGTTTGCCGATGAGAGTGATGGGCATGCCGATACATGGGCGTTCCTTGATCGTCGTATTTCCGATGTGATGCAGATCGAAAAAATCAAAGCCCAGGCAACGAAGGTGATGGATGCGTTGCCAGATCCGCTGGGATTGATTGCGCGGCTTCGCTATCCGTCAGCGTGA
- the def gene encoding peptide deformylase — translation MTIRKIARMGHPVLQGVAEAVSEPTAPEILDLVADMIETMEDANGAGLAAPQVYVPQRVVIFQAPGARATAEIDAEEEFDPTAPLTVLINPEIEPVGEELELGWEGCLSVPGLRGLVPRHRRIIYRGVDLDGQPIERRAQGFHARVVQHECDHLDGILYPQRMPDMRALIFESEVKHWLEETSEKVPDDD, via the coding sequence ATGACGATCCGCAAAATTGCCCGCATGGGCCACCCCGTTCTCCAGGGTGTCGCTGAAGCCGTTTCTGAGCCGACTGCGCCGGAAATCCTCGATCTCGTGGCCGATATGATCGAGACGATGGAAGATGCGAACGGCGCCGGCCTTGCGGCACCGCAGGTTTATGTTCCCCAACGTGTCGTGATTTTCCAGGCACCTGGCGCTCGGGCAACTGCTGAAATTGACGCGGAAGAGGAATTCGACCCGACAGCGCCGCTCACTGTGTTGATCAACCCGGAGATCGAACCGGTTGGTGAAGAGTTGGAGCTCGGTTGGGAGGGGTGCCTCTCTGTCCCGGGTCTGCGTGGTCTCGTGCCGCGCCACCGCCGCATCATTTACCGTGGTGTGGATTTGGATGGTCAACCGATCGAACGCCGGGCACAGGGCTTTCATGCGCGCGTCGTGCAGCATGAATGCGACCACCTGGACGGCATTTTATATCCCCAGCGCATGCCAGACATGCGAGCGCTGATCTTCGAGAGCGAAGTTAAACACTGGCTCGAAGAAACAAGTGAAAAGGTACCAGACGATGACTGA
- the eamB gene encoding cysteine/O-acetylserine efflux protein: MLSVLLPMFAFAIASTGTPGPNNIMVMASGANFGYWRTIPHMLGIALGFSGMVVALGLGFSQLFAVYPQVHEILKWLGTAYLLFLAWKIGTAAKPEDAQAKSAPLTFVQAALFQWVNPKAWMVGIAGLTAFTSDEGNYEFQTLIIAGVFLAVSFPLSSFWCSFGTVIGRFLTSPRSLRLFNGAMASLIVGSIVLLYI, from the coding sequence ATGTTGTCTGTTCTTCTGCCCATGTTCGCGTTCGCTATTGCCAGTACAGGAACGCCGGGTCCCAACAATATTATGGTGATGGCGTCCGGTGCCAATTTCGGCTACTGGCGGACTATTCCCCATATGCTCGGCATTGCATTGGGGTTTTCCGGGATGGTCGTTGCACTCGGCTTGGGTTTCTCACAGCTGTTCGCGGTCTATCCTCAGGTGCACGAAATCCTCAAATGGCTGGGCACGGCCTATCTGTTGTTTCTTGCCTGGAAGATAGGGACTGCGGCGAAGCCAGAAGACGCACAGGCGAAAAGTGCGCCCCTTACCTTTGTGCAAGCCGCCTTGTTTCAGTGGGTCAATCCAAAGGCTTGGATGGTCGGGATTGCGGGCCTTACGGCGTTCACGTCCGATGAAGGAAATTACGAATTCCAGACACTCATCATTGCGGGTGTCTTTCTCGCGGTGTCTTTTCCCCTGTCGAGCTTCTGGTGTTCATTCGGCACGGTCATTGGGCGGTTCCTGACGTCACCGCGTTCGTTGCGCCTCTTTAATGGAGCAATGGCGAGCTTGATCGTCGGTTCCATTGTCCTGCTCTATATCTGA
- a CDS encoding PAS domain protein has translation MTEKDDKADNPKSTSGKITDQVHNPALKPLCEFWDEVRGDRLLPNTSDIDPSQIAYILKDIAILDVIDPTNILYRLAGTGIAERMGEDPTGNNLIEMTAPDTRAMVSKILHLIVSHPVGAIASYENVYNTGKRAVVESLYLPLQRTKDQSDRIVSVHSREKTVTYQDEQSHSTVAAKIRELKWIDLGAGIPDETI, from the coding sequence ATGACAGAAAAAGACGACAAAGCAGACAACCCCAAATCGACAAGCGGTAAGATAACGGATCAAGTCCACAATCCGGCTCTCAAGCCATTGTGTGAATTTTGGGATGAAGTCCGCGGTGACAGACTACTGCCCAACACCAGCGACATTGATCCCTCTCAGATCGCATACATCTTGAAAGACATTGCCATTCTGGATGTCATTGATCCCACGAACATTCTGTACCGCCTTGCGGGCACAGGTATTGCTGAGCGGATGGGCGAGGACCCAACAGGGAACAACCTCATAGAAATGACGGCGCCAGACACACGCGCCATGGTCTCAAAAATTCTTCACCTGATCGTATCCCATCCGGTGGGAGCGATCGCCTCGTATGAGAATGTGTACAACACCGGGAAAAGAGCTGTGGTCGAAAGCCTCTACTTGCCGCTCCAAAGGACAAAAGACCAATCAGACCGCATCGTCAGCGTTCACTCTCGAGAGAAAACGGTTACCTATCAAGACGAACAGTCTCACTCCACGGTCGCCGCGAAAATCCGTGAACTCAAATGGATTGATTTGGGCGCAGGCATACCGGACGAGACAATCTGA
- a CDS encoding sulfite exporter TauE/SafE codes for MDMIVDPWFYAAAIPAVLLVGLSKGGFAGGLGILGVPMMALVISPLQAAGILLPILIVMDLIGVWAYRKSFHLKNLMIMVPGAAIGILIAALTASYVTDNFVRLLVGGIAVAFALDHWIGRRAEAAPKQVNQTKGTAWGAVGGFTSFVAHAGGPPFQIYMLPQKLDKRLYVGTSVMFFWAVNLIKVPPYALLGQFEITNLSTSLMLMPLAPIGMWMGIKALDLIPEKPFYRFAYMALFLVGCKLVWDGGTGAFL; via the coding sequence ATGGATATGATTGTTGACCCCTGGTTCTACGCAGCAGCCATTCCCGCCGTCCTGCTTGTCGGGCTCTCGAAAGGCGGCTTTGCAGGGGGGCTGGGCATTCTGGGCGTGCCCATGATGGCGCTGGTTATTTCTCCGCTACAGGCCGCCGGCATCCTGCTGCCTATTCTCATTGTCATGGACCTGATTGGCGTCTGGGCCTATCGCAAGAGCTTTCATCTGAAGAACCTGATGATCATGGTACCGGGCGCAGCCATCGGCATTCTGATTGCCGCGCTGACCGCAAGCTACGTCACCGACAATTTCGTGCGTCTTCTCGTTGGGGGCATTGCTGTCGCTTTTGCTCTCGACCATTGGATCGGGCGACGCGCGGAGGCAGCCCCGAAGCAAGTTAATCAGACAAAGGGGACTGCCTGGGGCGCTGTCGGAGGCTTCACCAGCTTTGTCGCCCATGCGGGCGGCCCACCTTTCCAGATTTACATGCTCCCGCAGAAGCTAGACAAAAGACTCTATGTCGGCACCAGCGTCATGTTCTTCTGGGCGGTAAACCTGATCAAGGTGCCACCCTATGCGCTGCTAGGACAGTTTGAGATTACCAACCTCTCCACATCGCTCATGCTGATGCCTTTGGCCCCCATTGGCATGTGGATGGGCATCAAGGCGCTCGACCTGATCCCGGAGAAACCATTCTACCGCTTTGCCTACATGGCCCTGTTTCTGGTGGGCTGCAAACTCGTCTGGGACGGCGGCACCGGCGCCTTCCTCTAA
- the purK gene encoding N5-carboxyaminoimidazole ribonucleotide synthase codes for MRLQKHQTAMADLSSVEPLPPGSTIGILGGGQLGRMLALAAAELGLRVHIYAPEETSPAAEVAGSATRAAYENEAALIAFADAVDVVTYEFENVPGETARILSEHAPVRPGPKALAISQDRLDEKNFLNGLGIATAPFAQIDTLDDLVSALAKLGTPAVLKTRRFGYDGKGQVKIDDPSEAAAAFDAIASAPAILEGFMPFEKEVSVIAARALDGASAAYDVGENVHRDHILHTTTVPADLDGATADDARTIAERIAHGLDYVGVIGVEFFVLADGDKRQLCVNEFAPRVHNSGHWTSDACTVSQFEQHVRAIAGWPLGNPSRHSDAVMTNLIGTEASEWITHASVPQCAVHLYGKREARPGRKMGHVTKLNPGFTKPE; via the coding sequence ATGCGGTTGCAGAAACACCAGACCGCAATGGCTGATTTGAGCTCAGTAGAACCGCTTCCCCCCGGCAGCACCATCGGCATTTTGGGCGGTGGTCAACTAGGCCGCATGCTGGCGCTGGCTGCTGCGGAGCTTGGCCTGCGCGTTCACATCTACGCACCAGAAGAGACAAGTCCAGCAGCTGAAGTAGCCGGCAGTGCAACCCGGGCGGCTTATGAAAACGAAGCAGCCTTGATCGCGTTTGCAGACGCTGTCGATGTGGTGACGTATGAGTTTGAAAACGTTCCAGGCGAAACAGCACGCATCCTCAGCGAACATGCACCGGTCCGTCCAGGGCCCAAAGCATTGGCCATTTCCCAGGATAGGCTCGACGAGAAGAATTTTCTGAACGGTCTTGGGATCGCAACGGCGCCCTTCGCGCAGATAGACACACTCGATGACCTTGTCAGCGCATTGGCGAAACTGGGCACACCAGCTGTTCTGAAAACCCGCCGCTTTGGGTATGACGGCAAAGGCCAGGTCAAAATAGATGACCCGTCAGAAGCAGCTGCTGCCTTCGATGCCATCGCCAGCGCACCGGCGATCCTTGAAGGCTTCATGCCCTTTGAAAAAGAAGTCTCAGTTATTGCAGCCCGCGCCTTGGATGGCGCCTCAGCGGCCTATGATGTGGGTGAAAATGTTCACCGCGATCACATATTGCACACGACGACCGTTCCAGCGGACCTTGATGGAGCCACCGCAGACGACGCGCGGACGATTGCTGAGCGCATCGCCCATGGCCTCGACTATGTCGGCGTGATCGGTGTCGAGTTTTTCGTGCTCGCAGATGGCGACAAGCGCCAACTCTGCGTCAATGAATTCGCCCCGCGCGTTCACAATTCTGGCCACTGGACTTCAGACGCCTGCACAGTGAGCCAGTTTGAACAACACGTAAGAGCCATTGCGGGCTGGCCTTTGGGCAACCCTTCCCGTCACAGTGATGCTGTAATGACCAACCTGATCGGCACGGAAGCCAGTGAGTGGATCACTCATGCATCAGTGCCACAGTGCGCCGTTCATCTCTATGGCAAACGGGAAGCGCGGCCCGGCCGAAAAATGGGGCACGTGACAAAACTTAATCCCGGTTTTACCAAACCTGAATAG
- the dosC gene encoding diguanylate cyclase DosC, whose amino-acid sequence MKIGEKRPVGKATIRGAAAPAANTTPSDVVGVDGRVIKDSTSIMGIPEPELTPSVRTAIMTLMGEVDKMRKEMRSVRERLRSAEALADHDALLPLLNRRAFVRELSTAISYAKRYQTPLSLLYIDIDGFKAINDTYGHAAGDAVLNDVARKIIAHIRESDIAGRLGGDEFGIILPHAAEKSARAKASSISDVVARDPVLMEGQSLAVTISIGAVMIGPDDEPEGALARADKAMYTAKRFSRSSH is encoded by the coding sequence ATGAAGATTGGTGAGAAAAGGCCTGTTGGGAAGGCAACCATCCGTGGTGCAGCTGCGCCAGCAGCCAATACGACACCCTCTGATGTTGTCGGTGTAGATGGCCGTGTGATCAAAGACAGCACATCAATCATGGGTATTCCCGAGCCCGAGCTCACCCCAAGCGTGCGCACTGCCATCATGACCCTCATGGGTGAGGTGGATAAGATGCGCAAGGAAATGCGCTCTGTGCGCGAACGTCTGCGCAGCGCGGAGGCTCTGGCTGATCATGACGCTCTCCTGCCGCTGCTCAACCGCCGCGCGTTTGTCCGGGAACTCTCGACTGCCATTTCCTATGCCAAGCGGTACCAGACACCGCTCAGTCTTCTTTACATCGATATTGACGGCTTTAAGGCGATCAATGACACCTATGGCCATGCGGCAGGGGATGCTGTCCTGAACGATGTCGCGCGCAAGATCATCGCGCATATTCGAGAGTCGGATATTGCCGGTCGTCTGGGTGGCGATGAGTTCGGGATTATCCTTCCCCACGCGGCAGAGAAATCCGCGCGGGCCAAAGCCAGCTCCATCTCAGATGTTGTGGCTCGTGATCCGGTGCTGATGGAAGGCCAGAGCCTTGCGGTGACAATTTCCATTGGGGCAGTGATGATTGGCCCTGACGATGAGCCGGAAGGGGCGCTGGCCCGGGCTGATAAGGCGATGTACACCGCCAAACGGTTCTCACGGTCGTCGCACTAG